The genomic window CAACTGCTGCTTCGAGCCGAAGAGGGTCGCGACGCCGCTCTTGCTGTGCCCCGCGGCATCCGCCAGGCGACCGATCGTGAGTCCCTCGAGGCCGTCGACCGACGCGGTGTCGATCGCATGGGCGAGGATCACGCGACGAGACTCGTCGCCCCGTGCGCGGCGGCCGTCGAGCTGCTCTTGCGCCATGACTCCAGATTATCGTACGATCGTTCGTATTCATACGTACGATCGTTCGTATTTCTCGTTCCTTCGGTGATCGGAGCAGCTGTGAGCCTCTCACTCTCCGCGGCGGGAGCCGCTGTCCGCGTGGCCGGATCGATCTCGCCGCGGTGGGGGGCCGCCGTGGCGCTGCCGATGTTCGGCCATGTCGCCAGGCCTCGACCGGTCGGCGTCGCCGAGCTGCCGACGATGTGGAGCGCCTCCCGCTCCACGGTCCGCATCCCGGGGCTGGCCCGCGCGGGCGCCGACGTCGTCGTCTACGACTGGGGGCACGGCGACGAGGTCGTCGTGCTCGTCCACGGCTGGAACGGGCGGGCGAGTCAGTTCGCGGTGCTCGTGCGCGAGCTCGTGGCAGAGGGCTATCGGGTCGTCGCCTTCGACGCGCCCGCCCACGGCGATTCCGGTGGCCGGAGCACCTACCTGATCGACTGGACCGACGTGCTTGCCGAGGTCCAGTGTCGCCATGGCCGGTTGCGCGCGGTGGTCGGTCACTCCTTCGGCGGTCTTGCGGGCCTGGTCGCCGGAGCAGGCGGACTTGCGGCGGAGCGGGTCGTCACGATCGCGGCGCCGGCGGACGCCGACCTGCTCTTGGCGCAGTTCCAGGGCATGCTCCGCTACGGCGACTCGACGGCGGCGGCACTTCGCACGCGTTTCGCCGAGCGCTACTTCCCTGGAGAGTCCGACCCGTTCGCGAGGCTCTCGCCCGTGGCGCGGCCGCTCCCGTCCGGGGTCTCGCTGCTCGCCGTTCACGACGAGGCGGATCGCGTGGTGCCCTTCGGCGAGCTCGCCCGCGTCGCCGGTGCGAACCCGGGTGCCCGCCTCGTCACCACGCGCGGGTACGGCCACAATCGCGTGCTCGAGGCCGACGTCGTCCTCGACGCGGTGCTGGAGTTCGTCGGCGAGTCGGTCGCCCCCGCGTCGGCCGTGTCGACAGCACTCTCGGAGTCCGCGGCCTGACGTTCGTGGCCGGTCGCTCCGCACGCGTCGACTTCCGCCGTCAGAACAGCCGGGGTTCGCTCGCCATAGCGGTCGCGGCGCGACCACGCGACGTCGTGACGATCCCTACGGCGCGCGCGTCGGCCCGCGCGGCGAGTCCGGCCACCGGTGTGCCGCGCGGGTGGTCGTCTTCGGCGTGCCCGTCGAGGCCGTGCACGCGCAGAAGCGGTCGCACGCGCTTGGCCAGCCAGGCCCGGTAGGCCTTCGGTGCGGTGGTCGAAGCGCCCGGGTACAGACCGAGATACGACGAGACGAGCTCGGGATGCTGCTGCCCGAGCCACTCCATGAACCACTGCTTCGCGCCGGGACGCAGGTGGAGCGCGCCGTACACGACCCGGGTCGCGCCTGCCGCCTTGATGCGGGTGAGGGCATCGTCGATCGCCGCGATCGAGTCGGTGAGGTGCGGGAGGATCGGCATGAGGAAAACGGTGACGCGGAACCCGGCCTCCGTTGCGGCGCGGACGGTGTCGAGCCGCGCGGCCGCCGTGGGCGTGCCGGGCTCGATCAGGTGCTGCAGCGCGTCGTCGAACACGGCGATCGACATCGCGATCGACACCCGCACGGACTGGGCCGCGTCGCGGAGCAGCGGCAGGTCGCGGCGCAGCAGCGTGCCCTTCGTGAGGATCGAGAACGGCGTGCCCGACTCCGTCAGCGCCCCGACGATCCCCGGCATGAGCTTGTAGCGGCCCTCGGCCCGCTGGTACGGATCGGTGTTGGTGCCGAGCATGACCGGCTCGTGGGCCCACGAGCCGCGCCGGAGCTCCTTCTCGAGCACTTCGGCGACGTTGATCTTCACGACGACCTGGGTGTCGAAGTCCCGTCCGGCGTCGAGCTCGAGATACTCGTGCGTTCCGCGGGCGAAGCAGTTGTGGCTGACCACGCCGTTCGCGATGAAGTCACCGGTGGAAGTGGTGATATCGATCAGATCGATGGGCTCCTCGAGGTCTTCGATCGAGACGACCCTCAGCGGGGCATCGGACTTCACCGCAGCACCCAGCAGACCGAGCTTTCGCGTGATCGACGGTTGCGTCAGCTCGAAGAACCGGCGACGTGCGCCCAGACCACCGCGCAGCCGGATGGCGACCACTCCGTTCGCCCGCGCCGGTTCGGCGACGAAGTCGAAGGAATGGGTGCGCAGCGCGGCATCGATCATGGCGAGGATTCGGGGATCCTTGTCGGAGATGCGGAGGATCCCCCGACTGCAGCTTCCCTCAGCGTCGAAGATCCCGCTGAGGAATCCCCGTAGCCATTCATCCGAGGCGACGTCGGGCCACGCGACGACCGAGCCGACCGTGGCGAAGTCGGCGGCGCGCGAGGTGAAGATCGCCTCCATGGCGCGTCGGGTCGGCGTCGCGGGAGCGAAGCTCCGCGTCGTCGTCTCCACACCGGCAAGCGCGAGATACCTGCGCGAGCGATCGAGGGCCTCGTTGTCGGCGAGAGCCAACCGGAAGCGGTGCGCGACATAGGTGTGCTCGCTGCCGGTACGCCGGTACTCGCGCTTCAGCATCATCCCGTCGCCGCGGATCATCCCGCACAGATAACCCCGGCGAAAGTCGTCTGTCTCCACACGTTCGACAACCGCGCCGCCCATGCCGAATCCGAGCAGCTTGTTGTTCGTCGTCAGGAACGGGCGCTGGGGACTGCCCGACGGGGCAGGTCTGACGTACTTCCACCCTCGCTCGGTGAGGAAGCGGTGGTCGCCGCTCGCCACGAGTTGTGTGCCGTCGGCCAGCGTGACCCGATGGGCACGCTTGCGAGTGGACCACTTCGCCGAGACGGTCGCAGGCGAGTAGCGCCGGTGGGCGCCTTCTCGCGTCGTGCCGACGACGACATCGCCGACGGAGACCTCGCGGAGCTTCCTGCTCCGACCGTCCGCCATCAAGATCATCGTGTCGGGGTGCAGGCAATAGACGCAGGCATGACTGCATCCGCGGTAGGGGTTCACCGTCCAGTCGAACGGCATCGCCGACGCTCCCGGCACGTGGTTCAGCGCGGTCTTGCAGAGCACCTCGTGGAAGGTGACTCCGGCGAACTCGGGAGTGGTGACGGACTGCACGAGGCCGTTGAGGTGCTCAAGGCCGGGCAGGGCGGAGGCATCCGCCACGCCCAGCTCCTGACCCTGCCATCGCATGCATCAATGGGAACAGATGTTCGAGTCTCTGTCAAGATTCGACACATCCGCATCGAACACGCGGCGAGGATGCCGCGGCTTCTCGCCGCCTGGGTGCCGCGCAGGTGAGAATGGAACCGTGACGGCGCCCGGATCGTCAAACCCCCCGATGTCTCGTCGCGCAGCCCGCGCGCTGCGCGAGGAGGCTGATCGTCGCGCCCGCGAGGCGGGCGCCGACGACGGCGCATCGTTCGTGCCGCCCGACGACCCGACCGCGCTCGAGCTCGCGATGCCCCTCGCGGCCGCGAGTCCCTTCCACCTCCCCGCCGAGTTTCGAGCGGCGGTCGCCGCCAGCGCGGCACGGCAGGCTCCTCCGGCGTCCGCGTCGGAGCAGCCCCGCCCCCGTCCGGGTCGCACCCGGCAGCGGCCCGACCGCGGTCACAGTGCACGCCGAGCGGCGCGGGCCGAGCTGCTGCTCTCGGCCCAGGAGACTGACGGCCCGGCGCCTCGACATGCGCGCCCGCGTCGCCTCGCCCGCACCGGCGTCGTCGCGCTGATCGCCGTCGGCGGGATGCTCCTCCTCGGGTCGGCGGCGGCGATGACGGCGATGGTCTCGGGAGCGCCCGATGCCGCCGGCGACGACTCCGCGACCCGCATGGACGCCGGACCTCAGCCTGTGGCTGCGCTCCCCGTGCCGGTCGTGGAGCAGACGGCGGTGTCGATCGACATCTGCGATGAACACGAGGTCATGACCGCTCTCGAGGCGCACGACGACGCCGCCGCGATCGCGGCGGCGGGCGGCGCCGAGGCGTTCCGCATCGCCGTGGCCGAGGGGCACGCGCCCTGCGTCGACCTCTCCGATCCGACGCGCGTGTGGACCGTCGTCAACAAGGCACGTCCCTACACGCCGGTCGACTACCGGCCCTCGGACCTGGTCATGCCCGACGGTGTGCGCAGCGTCGAGGGCGGGTCGCTGCGGTCGGATGCGGCATCCGCGCTCACCTCGCTCGTCACCGGTGCGCGCGAGGCCGGCGTCGGCGAGGTGGCGCTCGAGAGCGGATTCCGCTCGTACCAGACGCAGGAGGGCTCGTACGGGCGGCAGGTCGACGCGAAGGGGGTCGAGGAGGCCGACCTCGTCAGCGCCCGGCCCGGCTTCAGCGAGCATCAGTCTGGCCTGGCGGGCGATGTGGTCGCCTGCGCCGGCGGCTGCGGGACCCTCGACGACCTCGCCGCGACGCCGCAGGGCGAGTGGGTCGCCGCGCACGCCTGGGAGCACGGCTGGATCGTCCGGTACGTGGAGGGGGCGACCGATGTCACCGGGTATTCGCCCGAGCCGTGGCACCTGCGGTACATCGGACCCGAGCTCGCACGGGCCTATCACGACGGCGGGTGGACCTCGCTCGAGGACTTCTTCGGGCTCGAAGCGGCGCCCGGCTACGTCGGCTGACGCGCGATCCGACCCGGCTGCGACGGCCCGCGACGGCCGGATTGAGGCATCCCACAAAGCGCGGGACGCAGTTTCACGATACTTAGGATCGGATCTCACATACCAGCCGGTCTGAAAATGTTGCACCCGGTATGATCGAGTCGGGCCATCCGGTGACGTCGCACGCGACCTGCCGCCGGCGAAACGCTCGAAGACGAGAGGAAGGCGCACATGGAGCGCGACATCTACGACGAGGACCACGAGGCGTTCCGCGACGTCGTCAAGGAGTTCATCAAGCGGTACGCGACCGAAGAGAAGCGCAGGCAGTGGGATGCGGACGGCGAGATCGATCGCGCCACCATGCTCGCGGCGGGGGAGTCGGGCCTCATCGGACTGTCGGTCCCCGAGGAGTTCGGCGGCGCCGGCATGCTGCAGGACTATCGCTTCCGCGCGATCGTGCTCGAGGAGACGATCGGCGCCGGCCACGGCTCGCTCGCGGGTGCGTTCGGCATCCAGGACGACCTCGCCGTGCCCTACATCGTGCACATGGGCACGCAGGCGCAGAAGGAGAAGTGGCTCCCCGGCATGGCGACCGGCGAGATCCTCGGCGCCCTCGCGATGACCGAGCCGGGCGCCGGCTCCGACCTCCGCGGCATCAAGACCACGGCGAAGAAGGTCGACGGCGGCTACATCGTCAACGGCGCCAAGACGTTCATCTCCAGCGGCAAGACGGCCGACATCGTCGTGACCTTCGTCAAGACGGGCGAGGGCAACCGTCCCGACGCCTTCAGCCTCCTCATCCTCGAGGACGGCATGGAAGGCTTCGACCACAGCAAGAAGCTCGAGAAGATGGGCTTCCACGGCTGGGACACGGCCGAGCTGTCGTTCGTCGACGTCTTCGTCCCCGAAGAGAACCTCATCGGCGGCAAGGAGGGCCTCGGCTTCATCCAGCTCATGATGAACCTGCCCCTCGAGCGCCTGTCGATCGGTGTCGCCGCGGCCGCGGCCGGCGAGGCGGCCTACGTCTGGACGCGTGACTACACACTCAGCCGTGAGGCGTTCGGCGAGCGCATCGCCGACTTCCAGAACACCCGGTTCAAGCTCGCCGACATGGCCACGACGGTCGACGTCATGTGGACCTACGTCGACCGCGCCATGCAGCTCTACAAGGACGAGAAGCTCACGCCTGAAGAGGCGGCGAAGGTCAAGTTCTGGACGACCGACCGCGAGGCGGAGCTGCTCGACGTCGGGGTGCAGCTGCACGGCGGCTACGGCTACATCACCGAGTACCCGATCGCCCGCGCCTACCTGGACGCCCGTGTGCACCGCATCTACGGCGGCACGAACGAGATCATGCGCGACCTCGTCAGCCGACAGATCGTCGGCAAGCGCTAAGAGCGGACTCAGTGCGCCGGATGCCGCGACCCCGCCTCTTCGGAGCGAGGGGGTCGCGGCATCCGTCGTTCACGACCCGTCGTCGAGCTCGCGACGCAGGTACTTCGGAGCCTGCACGCGCCACGCCTCGGTCACGAGCTCGGCGAGGTGGTCGTCGTCGATGCCGGACATGCGGAACGCGACCTTCGGCTCGCTCCACGGGGTCGTGGTGCGCAGGAACACGTCGGGCGCCATCTCGACCAGAGCGAGCGCGTCGACGCGGTCGGCGACCTTGACGCCGACGACGAGCTCCCGCGCGATGATCGCGCGGATGTCGTCCGGGATGCTCGGCCACGGATGGCACTCCCACGCGTACAGCTTGCCGCGCACGAACCACGCGGCGCCGCCCGTCGTCGCTCGCTCCTCACTGCCGGGCAGTCCGCCGGCGGTGCGGCGCAGGTCATCCAGGTCGGCCACGACGAGAGCCTAGGACGCGCCGCCGACAGTGCGACACCCCGGGGACGTCGTCCGGGTCCGGGGTGTCCGCCCCCTCTGTCACGATGAGCCGATGACGAGGTTCAGCATCGACGCGGCCACGGCCCTCCGGATCATCCGCGAAGATCTCGAGATCGCCGAGCACCACCGACTGGTCGGCCCGGCGGCGCTCCGGTCGGACGCCCTGGCGCTCCTCTACCGGGATGTCCGGCAGGGTGAGCTCGACGAGAAGAGCGCCCGCGCGCAGCTCGAGAAGCTGGCGAGCGTCAGGATCCGACTGCTCGGCGATCGCGTGTCCCGCTCGGTGGCATGGAAGCTCGCGCTCCAGCTCGGGCTCGACGACACGGCGCCGGCGGAGTACCTCGCCGTGGCGTCGCTGCAGGCAGACGCCCTGATCGCCGAAGATCCGGCGCTTCGCGCAGCCGCCGACGGCATCGTGCCGCTCGCCCGCTTCGAAGACCTCACGCGGTAGCTCAGCTCCGCCAGACGCCGCACGCCCTCTCGGCCTGCGGCGTCTGCGTTCGCGCGCCTGCCTCACCTTCATCAGACCGTAACAATAAAGACTGTTATTGGTAAGTGTCTTTCCTATAACGTGTTCCGCGATGCACCGGAGCATGTTCCCGTCCGGCGCACCTCCCCCCGAACCAAAGAGTCGAAAGGAACGCCGGAAACATGAGACGTGAAATGCGCAAGGCAACGGCCGTGATCGCGGCCGGCGCCGTCGCACTGTCCCTCGCCCTTGCGGGCTGCTCCCCGTCGTCGCAGGCGTCGTCGGGCGGCGATGCCGTGCTGCGGGTCTGGGCCGGCAGTGCCACGCCCATCAACCACAACTTCAACCCGTTCGCCGTGGACACCGCCGTCCACGCCACGTTCGGCGCGATCTACGAGCCGCTGTTCTTCTTCAACCAGCTCTCGAGCGACGCCCCGGTCGGCATGATCGGCGACAGCTACGAGTTCAACGAGGACGGCACCGTCCTCACGGTGAAGATCAAGCCCGACCTGAAGTGGAACGACGGCGAGGCGCTCACCGCCGACGACGTCGTGTTCACCTTCGGGTACGGCTCGAACAAGAGCGACAAGCTCGTGTCGGCCGAGGCATCCGACGAGACCACCGTCGTGCTCTCGTACACCGAGCCGCAGTTCACCTCCGCGTCGCTCACGCTCGGCTCGACCTGGATCATCCCGCAGCACATCTGGGAGTCCATCGACGACTACGTCGCCGAGACCAACACCGAGCCGGTCGGCTCGGGACCGTACATGGTCAAGGACTTCTCGGATGCCGCGTACACGGTCGAGGCGAATCCCGAGTTCCGCGACGGCGAGGTGGCGGTCAAGGAGGTGCAGTACGTCGGCCTCGACTCGAACCAGTCCGCCCAGGACCTGCTGACCACCGGCAAGATCGACTGGGTCGGCCAGTTCATCGCGAACCCCGACTCGGTCACGGCCAGCGGCGACATCGTCACGATGAACAACCAGCAGGACCCGACCACGATCATCACGTGCTCCAACGCCGATCTCGGCTGCACGGGACCGCAGACGGATCCTGCCGTCCGTCAGGCCATCAACCTCGTCATCGACCGCGCCTCCATCGCCGAGAAGGCATTCGCCGGGCTTCCGGCCGAGAGCAACCCCGCGTTCGTGCTGCTGCCTCGTGACGAGCAGTGGCTCGGCGACCCGGCGAACGGTGAGAGCCCGCAGTCGCCGGACGTCACGGCGGCGCAGGCGATCCTCGAGGAGGCCGGCTACACGCAGGACGCCGAGGGCTTCTACGGCAAGGACGGCACGACCATCGAACTCGATCTGTTCTCGCCCGACGGCTGGACGGACTACAACGACACCGCCAAGCTCATCAGCGAGTCGGCTGCGGATGCCGGCATCCGGATCAATGCCCGGACCGTCTCGGATGCCGAGTACTGGACCCCCATCGGCAACGGCGACTTCCAGATGGCGCTGTACGGGCTGACCCAGTCGCTCGTGCCCGACCCGTACTCGAACTACGACCAGTACTTCTTCGGGAAGTCGACGGCCAAGGTCGGCGAGAGCCCGATCGCGGGTCAGAACTACTCGCGCTACAGCAACGCCGAGGTGGATGCCGCGATCGCGGCCGCCGCCGGGACGCAGGACGAGGCGACCAAGAAGGCCGCCTACGCGACCATCCAGGAGCACATCGCGAGCGACCTGCCGTACATCCCCGTGGTTCTCAACGCCTCGCAGGCCTTCTTCAACGTGACGAAGTTCTCGGGCTGGCCGAGCGAGTCCGACCTGTACGCGAACCCGCTGCCCTACTTGTCGGTGGCGTCGGCGGTCGTGCTGGCGAACCTCGAGCCGGTCGAGTAGGAGCGCACCGTGACGACATGCCCGGATCGGCCGCGAGAGGAGGCGGGATGAACTTCTACGTACGGCGCGTCGCCTTCTACATCGTGACGCTGTGGGCGGCCATCTCGCTCAACTTCTTCCTCCCGCGAATGCTCCCCGGGGATCCGGCGGCCATCATGCTCGGCAAGCTGCGGCGCGCCAACGGCGGACGGCCGCTCTCGGAGGAGACCGTGCAGACGATCACCTCGATCCTCGGCGCCGAGAAGGGCATGTCGCTGTGGGACCAGTACCTCGCCTACTGGGGCCGGCTGCTGAACGGAGACCTCGGGGTCTCGTCGACGCGGTACCCGGCCCCAGTGGGCGACCTGATCGCCAGCGCCCTGCCGTGGACGGTGATCCTCGTCGGGACGGCGACCGTCATCTCGTTCGGACTCGGGCTCTTCATCGGAGCCTGGGTGGGATGGAAGCGCGGCACGGCCCTCGACCATCTCGTCCCGGCGACGACGCTCCTGCAGTCGATCCCGTACTTCTGGCTCGCGCTCGTCCTCGTCGCCGTCTTCTCGGTACAGCTCGGCCTGCTGCCGATCGTCGGCGGCTACGACGTGTTCGAGTTCCCCGCGGGGCCCGAGTGGAGCTGGGCGTTCTTCGTGAGCGCCGTGCAGCACGCGATCCTCCCCGCGACGACCATCGTGCTCTCCTCCATCGGGGGCTGGCTTCTCGGCATGCGCAACATGATGGTGTCGACGATGTCGGAGGACTACGTGGTCACGGCAGAGGCGAAGGGCCTCACCGCGGGCAGGATCCGCACCCGCTACGCCGCCCGCAACGCGGCGATCCCGAGCCTCGCCGGCTTCGGCATCGCGCTCGGGTTCGTCGTCGCCGGCTCGATCGTCATGGAGCAGGTCTTCAGCTACCCCGGCATCGGGAAGCTCATGATCCAGGCGGTCCAGGGCCTCGATTACGCCCTCATGCAGGGCGTGTTCCTCGTGATCACGCTCACCGTGCTGGCCGCGAACTTCATCATGGACCTGCTCTACGGTCTGATCGATCCCCGAGTGAGACACAATGGCTGAGCCCACCGAGACCGAAGAGCTCGTCGCCGACACCCCGTTCGGGTCTCCGGCCGCTGTCGAGGCCGTGCGTGAGACCGGGCGCGAGACCCACGCTGTCGAGATGTCGACCGCGACCCTGGCCACCTCGCGCTTCGCGGGTGTGAGCCACCTGCTCCCGCGCTGGTCGGCCAAGCTCGTGTGGGGCATCGTGATCGTCGGGTTCATCACACTGCTGGGTCTCGTCGGCCCGCTGATCTCGCAGAACCCCCGCAACTCCGACAACCCGTCGCTGCAACCGCCGAGCGCGGAGCACTGGCTCGGCACCACGAAGCTCGGCTACGACGTCTTCGCCCAGCTCGTCTACGGCACGCGCGAGTCGCTCTACGTCGGCATCGTCGCAGGGCTCGTCGCACTCATCCTCGCGATCCTGTTCGGCATCTTCGCCGGGTATTTCGGCGGGGTGCTCGACGAGATCCTCATGGTGATCACGAACATCATGCTCGTCATCCCCGGCCTTCCTCTCGTGATGGTGATAGCCGCCTACGTGCAGAACACCCCGGGGCTCGGACCGCTCGCGCGCAGCTCGCTCCTCGTCGCGATCGTCCTCGGCATCACGGGATGGGCGGGGTCCGCCGTGGTCCTGCGAGCGCAGGCGAAGTCGCTCCGCACGCGCGAGTACGTCGCCGCGGCCCGGGTCGCCGGCGAGAAGCCCTGGCGGGTGATATTCGTCGAGATCCTCCCGAACCTGGTGCCGCTCATCGCCGCGCAGTTCATCTTCGGCATCATCTTCGCCGTGCTCGGAGAGGCCGGGCTCTCGTACCTCGGTCTCGGTCCCACCGGCTCGATCACGCTCGGCACGATGCTCAACGATGCCCAGACCGGCCAGGCGGTCGGCACCGGGGCGTGGTGGTGGTTCGTCCCGCCGGGTGCTGTCATCGCGCTGCTCGGCGCCGGTCTGTCGCTCATCAACTTCGCGATCGACGAGGTCGTGAATCCCAAGCTGCGCCTCGCGCCGCAGGCCGCGCGCCGCCAGCGTCGCGCGACCCGCCGCGGCGAGGGCATCGCCGACGGAGGTGCGTTCGCATGACCGGTGAAGCAGTGCTGACCGCGCGGGACGTGTCGATCCGGTACGAGGTCGACCCGCCCGTCGAAGCCGTGAAGAACGTGTCGCTCACACTCCATCGCGGCGAGATCCTCGGGCTCGCCGGCGAGTCCGGCTGCGGCAAGACGACTCTGGCGTACGGCATGAACCGGCTCCTCAAGGCGCCGGCGGTGATGACGCAGGGCGGGGTCGTCTTCCATGACGCGTCGGGCGACGACATCGACGTGGCCGGGCTGTCGGGCGAGGGTCTCCGGCGATTCCGGTGGGACAAGGTGTCGATGGTCTTCCAGGGGTCGATGAATTCGCTCAACCCCGTGATGAGCATCCGCCATCAGCTCCACGACGTCTTCAAGACCCACCGCCGCGCCATGCGGAAGGCTCAGCGCGAGGCGCGCAGCGCCGAGCTGCTCGAGCTCGTCGGTGTCGACCCGTCGCGGCTGTCGAGCTTCCCTCACGAGCTGTCTGGCGGGATGCGCCAGCGCGTGATGATCGCGATGGCGCTCGCGCTCGACCCCCAGGTCATGATCATGGACGAGCCCACGACCGCGCTCGACGTCGTCGTGCAGCGCGGGATCATCCGCGAGATCATGCGGCTGCGAGAGCGGCTCGGCTTCGCCGTCGTCTTCATCACGCACGATCTGCCGCTCCTCATCGAGATCAGCGATCGGATCGCCGTGATGCGCGACGGCCGGATCATCGAGCAGGGCACCGCGGAAGACATCTACCGGCGTCCGGTCGAGGACTACACGAAGCGACTCCTGGCGAGCTTCCCGAGTCTCACCGGGGATCGAGGCGCGTTCATCCGCGGCTCTGTCGCGGGCAATGCGGAGGGAGCGGCATGAGTGAGGACACCCGGCGGGGCACACTCGAGGCCCGCGGACTCGTCAAGGACTTCCGCCTCCGATCGGGTCTGGCCGTCTCGAAGCTGCACGCAGTGAAGGATGTCTCGTTCACCCTCGAGCAGGGGCGCACGATCGCCCTCGTCGGCGAGAGCGGGTCGGGCAAGTCGACGATCGCCCGCATGATCGCCAAGCTCGAGCATCCGACATCCGGCACGATCCTCCTCGACGGAAAGCCGTCGGCCACCCGGGGTGCTGCGCTCGCCGCGTACCGGCGTGAGGTCCAGATGGTGTTCCAGGACCCGTTCGCCTCCCTGAACCCGTTCCACACGATCCGTCACCACATCGAGCGGCCCATCCGGCTCCACTACCCGCAGCTGTCGGCGGCCGAGGTGCGTGCGCGTGCGCTGCAGCTGCTCGATCGCGTGCGCCTGAGCCCCGCGGCGACTTTCGCCGACCGGCGTCCTCACGAGCTGTCGGGCGGACAGCGGCAGCGGGTGGCGATCGCGCGGGCTCTCGCGCCGGGCGCGCGGTTCATCGTGGCCGACGAGCCGGTGTCGATGCTCGACGTCTCGATCCGGCTCGGCGTGCTCAACCTCCTGGCCGACCTGCAGCGCGAAGAGGGGCTCGGCGTGCTGTACATCACGCACGATCTCGCGACGGCCAGACACTTCTCGGACGAGATCCTGGTGATGTTGCGCGGCGACATCGTCGAGCGCGGCGGCGCGGATGATGTGATCCTGAATGCGCGTCACGAGTACACGCGGTCGCTGCGGGAAGCCGCGGCCGACCCCGATCGGCTCGGCGTGCTGCGCGACGAGGTCCGTCGCGACAGCCTTCGCGCGGAACAGGGGAGCGCATCACGATGACCACCGTCGACCCGGGCACGCCCACGTGGATGCGGACCCACAACGACCGGACCGCGTTCCGGCTGCTGCTCGAGCACGGGCCGCTGAGCCGCTCGAAGCTCGGCAAGCTGTCGGGGCTGTCGAAGCCGACCGCCGGCGCGATGATCCAGCGCCTCGAGAAGGTGGGGCTCATCGAGGCGATGGGTGAGGTCGCCGCCACACGCGGTCCCAACGCGACGGTGTACGGCGTGCGCCGCGACGTCATGACCGGCGTCGCGATCAGCATCCTGGCCGACACGATCGAGGCGGTGCTGACCGACCCGGTCGACTCCGACCGCCCGGTCGTCGTGCTGCCGGTCGCCGGCGTCGAACGGTCGCCCGAGCACGAT from Microbacterium sulfonylureivorans includes these protein-coding regions:
- a CDS encoding alpha/beta fold hydrolase yields the protein MSLSLSAAGAAVRVAGSISPRWGAAVALPMFGHVARPRPVGVAELPTMWSASRSTVRIPGLARAGADVVVYDWGHGDEVVVLVHGWNGRASQFAVLVRELVAEGYRVVAFDAPAHGDSGGRSTYLIDWTDVLAEVQCRHGRLRAVVGHSFGGLAGLVAGAGGLAAERVVTIAAPADADLLLAQFQGMLRYGDSTAAALRTRFAERYFPGESDPFARLSPVARPLPSGVSLLAVHDEADRVVPFGELARVAGANPGARLVTTRGYGHNRVLEADVVLDAVLEFVGESVAPASAVSTALSESAA
- a CDS encoding intein-containing Rv2578c family radical SAM protein; the encoded protein is MRWQGQELGVADASALPGLEHLNGLVQSVTTPEFAGVTFHEVLCKTALNHVPGASAMPFDWTVNPYRGCSHACVYCLHPDTMILMADGRSRKLREVSVGDVVVGTTREGAHRRYSPATVSAKWSTRKRAHRVTLADGTQLVASGDHRFLTERGWKYVRPAPSGSPQRPFLTTNNKLLGFGMGGAVVERVETDDFRRGYLCGMIRGDGMMLKREYRRTGSEHTYVAHRFRLALADNEALDRSRRYLALAGVETTTRSFAPATPTRRAMEAIFTSRAADFATVGSVVAWPDVASDEWLRGFLSGIFDAEGSCSRGILRISDKDPRILAMIDAALRTHSFDFVAEPARANGVVAIRLRGGLGARRRFFELTQPSITRKLGLLGAAVKSDAPLRVVSIEDLEEPIDLIDITTSTGDFIANGVVSHNCFARGTHEYLELDAGRDFDTQVVVKINVAEVLEKELRRGSWAHEPVMLGTNTDPYQRAEGRYKLMPGIVGALTESGTPFSILTKGTLLRRDLPLLRDAAQSVRVSIAMSIAVFDDALQHLIEPGTPTAAARLDTVRAATEAGFRVTVFLMPILPHLTDSIAAIDDALTRIKAAGATRVVYGALHLRPGAKQWFMEWLGQQHPELVSSYLGLYPGASTTAPKAYRAWLAKRVRPLLRVHGLDGHAEDDHPRGTPVAGLAARADARAVGIVTTSRGRAATAMASEPRLF
- a CDS encoding M15 family metallopeptidase; the encoded protein is MSRRAARALREEADRRAREAGADDGASFVPPDDPTALELAMPLAAASPFHLPAEFRAAVAASAARQAPPASASEQPRPRPGRTRQRPDRGHSARRAARAELLLSAQETDGPAPRHARPRRLARTGVVALIAVGGMLLLGSAAAMTAMVSGAPDAAGDDSATRMDAGPQPVAALPVPVVEQTAVSIDICDEHEVMTALEAHDDAAAIAAAGGAEAFRIAVAEGHAPCVDLSDPTRVWTVVNKARPYTPVDYRPSDLVMPDGVRSVEGGSLRSDAASALTSLVTGAREAGVGEVALESGFRSYQTQEGSYGRQVDAKGVEEADLVSARPGFSEHQSGLAGDVVACAGGCGTLDDLAATPQGEWVAAHAWEHGWIVRYVEGATDVTGYSPEPWHLRYIGPELARAYHDGGWTSLEDFFGLEAAPGYVG
- a CDS encoding acyl-CoA dehydrogenase family protein, coding for MERDIYDEDHEAFRDVVKEFIKRYATEEKRRQWDADGEIDRATMLAAGESGLIGLSVPEEFGGAGMLQDYRFRAIVLEETIGAGHGSLAGAFGIQDDLAVPYIVHMGTQAQKEKWLPGMATGEILGALAMTEPGAGSDLRGIKTTAKKVDGGYIVNGAKTFISSGKTADIVVTFVKTGEGNRPDAFSLLILEDGMEGFDHSKKLEKMGFHGWDTAELSFVDVFVPEENLIGGKEGLGFIQLMMNLPLERLSIGVAAAAAGEAAYVWTRDYTLSREAFGERIADFQNTRFKLADMATTVDVMWTYVDRAMQLYKDEKLTPEEAAKVKFWTTDREAELLDVGVQLHGGYGYITEYPIARAYLDARVHRIYGGTNEIMRDLVSRQIVGKR
- a CDS encoding MmcQ/YjbR family DNA-binding protein, which produces MADLDDLRRTAGGLPGSEERATTGGAAWFVRGKLYAWECHPWPSIPDDIRAIIARELVVGVKVADRVDALALVEMAPDVFLRTTTPWSEPKVAFRMSGIDDDHLAELVTEAWRVQAPKYLRRELDDGS
- a CDS encoding ABC transporter substrate-binding protein; its protein translation is MRKATAVIAAGAVALSLALAGCSPSSQASSGGDAVLRVWAGSATPINHNFNPFAVDTAVHATFGAIYEPLFFFNQLSSDAPVGMIGDSYEFNEDGTVLTVKIKPDLKWNDGEALTADDVVFTFGYGSNKSDKLVSAEASDETTVVLSYTEPQFTSASLTLGSTWIIPQHIWESIDDYVAETNTEPVGSGPYMVKDFSDAAYTVEANPEFRDGEVAVKEVQYVGLDSNQSAQDLLTTGKIDWVGQFIANPDSVTASGDIVTMNNQQDPTTIITCSNADLGCTGPQTDPAVRQAINLVIDRASIAEKAFAGLPAESNPAFVLLPRDEQWLGDPANGESPQSPDVTAAQAILEEAGYTQDAEGFYGKDGTTIELDLFSPDGWTDYNDTAKLISESAADAGIRINARTVSDAEYWTPIGNGDFQMALYGLTQSLVPDPYSNYDQYFFGKSTAKVGESPIAGQNYSRYSNAEVDAAIAAAAGTQDEATKKAAYATIQEHIASDLPYIPVVLNASQAFFNVTKFSGWPSESDLYANPLPYLSVASAVVLANLEPVE